A window of Methylomonas sp. 11b genomic DNA:
AGCCGCCGCTTAGAAAAACCCTCGTATTGTGCTAAGCAGCTTGAGCTAAAAGCCGAAGATTGTTGCAACTGTTTGGATTAGTTGGCAAGTTGGCTCACGCACCCGCATTGCAGATTTTGAATTTGCAGGCGCAATCCTGCAAGGCCATGCAGGCGGTTTGCTCGATGGGTTTGTCCAACAGGGTGGACATCAGCGCACGGTCGAATTCGCACAGTTCCGGATGTTGCTGGGCCAGATCGTGATAAACGCAATTAACGGCTTTAATGGTCGGCTGCGCTTGTTCGGTGTCCATTTCGGCGTGATAACCCAGCGATTGCATTAATTCCACCAGCGCGCTTTGCTTTTGTGCCGGATCTTTGCCGCTGAATTGCGGGGCCAGCGACTGTGCCAGATTAACGCCCATACGCCACAGCATTTGCCGCAAAGCCGTTTCACCGAGTTCAGCTTTCAACTCGCCCAGCAACAAGTTGCAGAACCAGGGATATTGCTTGGGCAGGCGGTTACGGCCTTGTTCGGTCAGCGTGTAATTGCGCGAAGGCCGGCCGCCGGTGCTGTTCAAGGCCGCTTCTGCAACCAATTGGTCTTTTTCCAAACCGGTGAGATGTTGTTTGACCGCGTTTCTGGAGATTTCCAATTGCGCGGCCAGCTCGTCGATACTCATACCGGCCGCGCTGGACAGCAGTAATTTTAAGATTTGTTCCTGGCGTGAGCCGGTGAGTTTGACCATGTGAATGTGGGGCGGTCGGAAATAAGGGATGCGGCATTCTACGCCGGATCAACTGGCAG
This region includes:
- a CDS encoding helix-turn-helix transcriptional regulator: MVKLTGSRQEQILKLLLSSAAGMSIDELAAQLEISRNAVKQHLTGLEKDQLVAEAALNSTGGRPSRNYTLTEQGRNRLPKQYPWFCNLLLGELKAELGETALRQMLWRMGVNLAQSLAPQFSGKDPAQKQSALVELMQSLGYHAEMDTEQAQPTIKAVNCVYHDLAQQHPELCEFDRALMSTLLDKPIEQTACMALQDCACKFKICNAGA